Proteins encoded in a region of the Panicum hallii strain FIL2 chromosome 3, PHallii_v3.1, whole genome shotgun sequence genome:
- the LOC112886606 gene encoding uncharacterized protein LOC112886606, which yields MLLAVEGGGFFSSSASGYSHGLALLLLGRKSEEKHDKGSPCSHYRLVGQEAEHECPVPSGKNDVPGKCASFICFGCTPAKLVGASPPKLGSSNIPGSSSEQPSSSSTGTATTNGSINGSGRKGCLKNNPRRDSSERSTLSCSEEPRESLEEVQTLRSGMERRKVQWTDACGKELFEIREFEVSDDGLSEDDLENEGFRKCECVIQ from the exons ATGCTACTGGCTGTGGAGGGAGGAGGGTTTTTCTCATCATCAGCATCAGGATATAGCCATGGCCTTGCTCTCTTGCTGCTTGGACGGAAAAGTGAAGAGAAGCACGACAAGGGATCTCCATGCAGTCATTACCGACTAGTAGGTCAAGAAGCTGAGCATGAATGCCCAGTGCCTTCAGGGAAAAATGATGTCCCTGGTAAATGTGCTTCCTTTATCTGCTTTGGCTGCACGCCTGCTAAGCTTGTGGGGGCATCTCCTCCAAAATTGGGTTCAAGTAACATCCCTGGGAGTTCATCAGAACAACCATCCAGCTCATCAACTGGGACTGCAACAACTAATGGTTCCATCAATGGAAGTGGGAGAAAAGGTTGTCTGAAGAACAACCCGAGAAGGGATTCTTCAGAGCGTTCAACATTAAGTTGTAGTGAGGAGCCGCGTGAGTCACTGGAGGAGGTGCAAACCTTGAGATCTGGTATGGAGCGGAGAAAAGTTCAGTGGACTGACGCATGTGGGAAGGAACTTTTCGAGATAAGAGAATTCGAAGTCAG TGATGATGGCCTGTCTGAAGATGATCTAGAAAACGAGGGTTTCAGGAAATGCGAGTGTGTGATTCAGTAA
- the LOC112887861 gene encoding strigolactone esterase D14-like, with the protein MRWYANVREVGGGDATVVLAHGYGSNQALWDKLVPALSRRNRVILFDWGFTGGGAEHQEEAEEGRYTFGKFADDLIALLDDKGVRGAVLVGHSMSAMAACIASVRRPDLVTHLVLLCASPRYINSPEEGYVGGFERAGIDGMLDAMSSDFGAWVKGFVPNAVGDPASIPPVEASFLAMHPGVALEVARMIFLGDQRGVLGAVTTPCTIVQVAGDFAAPPSVAEYMKRRMTAAAADVVVIDSVGHFPQLVAPQQLLDVLESVLRRRVGGGGEGEHGAAGETVAEVPEADGGIDIMA; encoded by the exons ATGCGGTGGTACGCCAACGTGCGggaggtcggcggcggcgacgccacGGTGGTGCTCGCCCACGGCTACGGGTCCAACCAGGCGCTCTGGGACAAGCTCGTTCCCGCGCTCTCCCGGCGCAACAGGGTCATCCTCTTCGACTGGGGcttcaccggcggcggcgctgagcatcaggaggaggcggaggagggtcgGTACACGTTCGGCAAGTTTGCCGACGACCTGATCGCCCTCCTGGACGACAAGGGGGTTCGGGGCGCCGTGCTGGTGGGCCACTCCATGTCCGCCATGGCCGCCTGCATCGCGTCCGTCCGGAGGCCCGACCTCGTCACCCACCTCGTCCTCCTCTGCGCGTCCCCCAG GTACATCAACTCGCCGGAGGAAGGCTACGTGGGCGGTTTCGAGAGGGCGGGCATCGACGGCATGCTGGACGCCATGTCGTCGGACTTCGGCGCCTGGGTGAAGGGCTTCGTCCCCAACGCCGTGGGCGACCCGGCCTCGATCCCGCCCGTGGAGGCGAGCTTCCTGGCCATGCACCCGGGCGTGGCGCTGGAGGTCGCCCGGATGATCTTCCTGGGCGACCAGCGGGGGGTCCTCGGCGCCGTGACCACGCCGTGCACGATCGTCCAGGTGGCGGGGGACTTCGCGGCGCCGCCGAGCGTGGCGGAGTACATGAAGCGCCGGAtgacggccgcggcggcggacgtGGTGGTCATCGACTCCGTGGGCCACTTCCCGCAGCTCGTCGCGCCCCAGCAGCTGCTCGACGTACTCGAGAGCGTGCTGCGCCGCcgtgtcggcggcggcggcgagggtgagCACGGTGCCGCGGGGGAGACGGTGGCCGAAGTCCCGGAGGCCGACGGTGGCATCGATATCATGGCCTAG
- the LOC112886231 gene encoding inactive protein kinase SELMODRAFT_444075-like, translating to MRNKAAAASGLQPERAAEKGPGAGAVVVVAVRAAAREISKTAVVWALTHVVQHGDSILLLVVIPPPSSGRKFWGFPFFAGDCASGHKAVLNQKSDVSELCSQMMLKLHDVYDPNKINVKVKILSGLPSGTVATESKRAQASWVVLDKELKHEEKRCLEELQCNIVVMKRSRPKVLRLNLVGSPEKESNSTPQLPPEPSTSDCNTASNINEQRSSIQGPSVTPSSSPESEAPFDTTDAGTSSVSSSDPATSPFCASDTTSSLTKEATKDNIQHSNVNISDSESEVSTPPAASSLQPWMADILQEPAPTRLLGNRPRRTPTADSLLEKIAKLDLLTEINAIRSRSDLNFRGNVRDAVSLSRRAPPGPPPLCSICQHKTPVFGKPPRWFSYAELELATGGFSQANFLAEGGFGSVHRGVLPDGQAIAVKQHKLASSQGDVEFCSEVEVLSCAQHRNVVMLIGFCVEDKRRLLVYEYICNGSLDSHLYGRNKETLEWAARQKIAAGAARGLRYLHEECRVGCIIHRDMRPNNILVTHDFEPLVGDFGLARWQPDGDMGVETRVIGTFGYLAPEYAQSGQITEKADVYSFGVVLVELVTGRKAVDINRPKGQQFLTEWARPLLEEYAIDELIDPRLGGRFCENEVYCMLHAANLCIRRDPHLRPRMSHVLRILEGGDMVVDSGSDAGSRSWRLPNEHQHYQEQSSPAQHDSQRANETARSPWGQDRHNLSHRY from the exons ATGAGGAACAAGGCTGCGGCGGCCTCCGGCCTGCAGccggagagggcggcggagaaGGGCCCGGGAGCGGGTgccgtggtggtggtggccgtgcGCGCCGCCGCGAGGGAGATCTCCAAGACGGCCGTCGTGTGGGCGCTCACGCATGTCGTCCAGCACGGCGACAGCATCCTGCTGCTCGTCGTCATCCCGCCGCCGAGCTCAG GTAGGAAGTTCTGGGGCTTTCCGTTCTTTGCGGGGGATTGCGCAAGTGGCCACAAGGCTGTGTTGAATCAGAAGTCAGACGTCTCTGAGTTGTGCTCTCAAATGATGCTAAAACTTCACGATGTCTATGATCCGAACAAG ATAAATGTGAAGGTCAAGATTCTATCTGGATTACCTTCTGGTACCGTGGCCACTGAATCAAAGCGAGCACAGGCGAGCTGGGTTGTGCTAGACAA GGAACTGAAGCATGAGGAGAAGCGTTGCCTCGAAGAACTGCAGTGCAATATTGTAGTCATGAAGCGCTCTCGGCCCAAAGTTCTTCGGTTGAACCTTGTGGGATCTCCTGAAAAGGAGTCAAATTCAACTCCGCAGTTACCACCTGAGCCGAGTACATCAGATTGTAATACCGCAAGTAATATTAATGAGCAGCGGAGTTCGATTCAAGGACCATCCGTGACACCAAGTAGCAGCCCAGAGTCGGAAGCTCCGTTTGACACTACTGATGCTGGAACTTCCTCCGTCTCAAGCTCTGACCCTGCCACTTCTCCATTTTGTGCTTCAGATACAACTAGCTCTTTGACGAAAGAGGCAACCAAGGATAATATCCAGCATTCAAATGTCAATATATCTGACTCCGAGAGTGAAGTTTCAACTCCTCCAGCAGCCTCATCACTTCAGCCATGGATGGCTGACATTTTACAGGAGCCTGCACCCACTAGACTGCTAGGAAATCGCCCTAGAAGGACACCTACAGCAGATTCTTTGCTCGAAAAGATTGCCAAACTGGATCTCTTGACTGAAATCAATGCAATCAGAAGCAGGTCTGACTTAAACTTCAGAGGGAATGTGAGAGATGCCGTCTCATTATCCAGGAGGGCACCTCCTGGACCACCGCCTTTGTGTTCTATATGTCAACATAAGACACCTGTATTTGGGAAACCACCACGGTGGTTCAGCTATGCGGAACTGGAGCTTGCAACTGGTGGCTTCTCCCAAGCAAATTTCTTGGCTGAAGGTGGGTTTGGGTCTGTTCACAGAGGTGTCCTCCCTGATGGCCAAGCAATCGCTGTCAAGCAGCATAAACTTGCTAGCTCCCAAGGCGATGTCGAGTTTTGCTCAGAGGTTGAGGTTCTGAGTTGTGCACAGCACCGGAATGTTGTGATGCTGATTGGCTtttgtgttgaagataagagGCGTTTGCTAGTTTATGAGTACATCTGCAATGGATCACTGGATTCACATCTTTATG GCCGTAATAAAGAAACTCTGGAGTGGGCTGCCAGACAAAAGATTGCAGCAGGAGCTGCCAGAGGGCTGCGATATCTCCATGAAGAATGCAGGGTTGGTTGTATAATCCATCGTGATATGAGACCAAACAACATCCTCGTTACACATGATTTTGAACCTCTG GTTGGAGATTTTGGTCTGGCTAGATGGCAACCTGATGGAGACATGGGAGTGGAAACAAGAGTCATTGGTACATTTGG TTATCTGGCGCCTGAATATGCTCAGAGTGGGCAAATAACAGAGAAGGCTGATGTCTACTCATTTGGAGTTGTACTTGTGGAACTTGTCACTGGACGGAAGGCTGTGGATATTAACAGACCGAAGGGCCAGCAGTTCTTAACAGAATGG GCTCGGCCTTTGTTGGAAGAGTATGCAATCGATGAGCTGATTGACCCACGCCTAGGAGGCCGCTTCTGCGAAAACGAGGTCTACTGCATGTTGCACGCAGCAAACCTGTGCATAAGGCGTGACCCTCATTTGAGGCCACGCATGTCCCAT GTTCTCCGCATACTGGAGGGTGGTGACATGGTGGTGGATTCAGGCAGCGATGctgggagcaggagctggcggctGCCAAACGAGCACCAGCATTACCAGGAGCAGAGTAGCCCAGCTCAACATGATTCACAGCGTGCTAACGAGACCGCTAGAAGTCCCTGGGGTCAAGATCGGCACAACTTGTCTCACAGATACTAG
- the LOC112886233 gene encoding probable receptor-like protein kinase At2g42960, protein MTTVEILRAELSSRTPPFGLRLWIVIGISIWVLIFFILGFMCFWSIYRRKPKKSFDNIPVSQIPDVSKEIAVDEVREHAIVQNFHVPESHVLAVQEKHCEKDSGKMLAHLVRSKSSDADNLSQCSSAYQCERAGSSYSGDEGSSGNARRQYPQYATVSASPLVGLPEFSHLGWGHWFTLRDLEHATNRFSKENVIGEGGYGIVFRGRLINGTDVAIKKLLNNMGQAEKEFRVEVEAIGHVRHKNLVRLLGYCVEGIHRILVYEYVNNGNLEQWLHGAMRQHGVLTWEARMKVILGIAKALAYLHEAIEPKVVHRDIKSSNILIDEDFNGKLSDFGLAKLLGAGKSHITTRVMGTFGYVAPEYANTGLLNEKSDVYSFGVLLLEAVTGRDPVDYGRPANEVHLVEWLKMMVGSRRAEEVVDPDMELKPATRALKRALLVALRCVDPDAEKRPTMGQAVRMLEAEDVPSREDRRSRRGHSSNADNESKASSSEFEISSDRRESGPSHSTPPLPPPEPVAGPGELMGLCREGRVKDAVELLAKGARADPPAFYELAAACSNPKLLEELRKVHDFFLRSPFRGDLRVNNKLLEMYAKCAAMPHARRTFDNMPDRNMDSWHIMIDGYSVNGLGDEALRLFELMKECMAPSSHTYVLVLNACANSEAIEEAFLYFDAMSKDHGIEPGVEHYVGIIEVLGKSGHLNEAMEYIEKLPFEPNAMVWESVLNLARMNGDIDLEDRAEELLVSLDPSKENPKKLPTPPPKRRLGINMLDGRNKLAEYRLPPKIEKKVVNEQRYVPDTRYVLHDIDQEAKEQALLYHSERLAIAYGLISTPARTPLRIIKNLRICGDCHNAIKIMSRIVGRELIVRDNKRFHHFKDGKCSCGDYW, encoded by the exons ATGACGACAGTCGAAATCCTGAGGGCAGAGTTATCTTCCAGGACACCTCCGTTTGGCTTGAGGCTATGGATTGTGATTGGCATCTCTATTTGGGTGTTAATCTTCTTTATCCTAGGTTTCATGTGCTTCTGGTCCATATATCGGAGGAAGCCGAAGAAGTCTTTTGATAACATCCCGGTGTCTCAAATTCCGGATGTCTCCAAGGAGATTGCAGTAGATGAAGTGCGTGAGCATGCTATTGTTCAAAACTTTCATGTGCCAGAAAGCCATGTGCTGGCAGTGCAGGAGAAACATTGTGAAAAAGATTCTGGGAAAATGTTGGCGCACTTGGTTAGGAGCAAATCGAGTGATGCTGATAATTTGAGCCAATGCAGCTCGGCATACCAATGTGAAAGGGCTGGCAGTTCATATTCTGGTGATGAAGGCAGCTCAGGCAATGCTAGGAGGCAGTATCCTCAATATGCCACTGTCTCTGCATCACCATTGGTTGGTCTCCCGGAGTTTTCACATCTGGGCTGGGGTCATTGGTTTACCTTGAGAGATTTGGAGCATGCAACAAATCGGTTTTCTAAGGAGAATGTCATTGGAGAAGGTGGATATGGAATAGTTTTCCGCGGTCGACTTATAAATGGGACTGATGTTGCAATAAAAAAACTTCTCAATAACAT GGGCCAGGCAGAAAAGGAATTCAGGGTTGAAGTTGAGGCAATTGGACATGTCAGGCATAAGAATCTTGTCCGCCTTCTAGGATATTGTGTCGAGGGAATCCATAG GATACTTGTGTATGAATATGTGAATAATGGAAACTTAGAACAGTGGCTTCATGGTGCCATGCGACAGCATGGTGTTCTTACTTGGGAAGCCCGGATGAAAGTCATTCTTGGAATTGCTAAAGC GCTTGCTTATTTACATGAAGCCATAGAACCTAAAGTTGTGCACCGTGATATCAAATCGAGCAATATCTTAATTGATGAAGATTTCAACGGTAAGCTTTCTGATTTTGGATTGGCTAAGCTCTTGGGTGCAGGGAAGAGCCATATCACAACTCGAGTTATGGGAACTTTCGG GTATGTGGCCCCTGAGTATGCCAACACTGGTCTGCTAAACGAGAAGAGCGATGTCTACAGTTTTGGGGTGCTATTACTGGAAGCAGTGACTGGGAGGGATCCAGTTGACTATGGTCGGCCTGCTAATGAG GTGCATTTGGTGGAGTGGCTGAAAATGATGGTTGGCTCGAGAAGAGCTGAGGAGGTAGTGGATCCTGATATGGAGTTGAAACCAGCTACTCGTGCTCTGAAGCGTGCTCTTCTAGTGGCACTGCGATGTGTCGACCCAGATGCTGAGAAAAGACCCACTATGGGTCAGGCTGTTCGGATGCTCGAGGCGGAAGATGTCCCGTCACGGGAG GACCGCCGGAGCCGGAGGGGCCACAGCAGCAACGCAGACAACGAGTCCAAGGCAAGCTCAAGCGAGTTTGAGATAAGCAGTGATCGAAGAGAGTCGGGACCATCC CACTCTACTCCACCGCTTCCTCCTCCTGAACCTGTGGCGGGGCCGGGGGAGCTGATGGGACTGTGCCGGGAGGGGCGGGTGAAGGATGCCGTCGAGCTTCTCGCCAAGGGGGCGCGCGCCGACCCGCCCGCCTTCTACGAGCTCGCAGCCGCCTGCTCCAACCCCAAGCTGCTCGAGGAGCTCAGAAAGGTGCACGACTTCTTCCTCCGCTCGCCCTTCCGCGGTGACCTCCGGGTCAACAACAAGCTTCTCGAGATGTATGCCAAGTGCGCAGCCATGCCCCATGCCCGCAGGACGTTCGACAATATGCCTGACCGCAACATGGACTCGTGGCACATCATGATTGATGGCTACTCGGTGAACGGGCTTGGCGATGAGGCGCTGCGGCTGTTCGAGCTGATGAAGGAATGCATGGCACCGTCCAGCCACACCTACGTGCTTGTGCTCAATGCTTGCGCCAACTCGGAGGCCATTGAGGAGGCGTTCCTTTACTTTGATGCCATGTCCAAGGACCATGGCATTGAGCCTGGTGTGGAACACTATGTTGGGATCATTGAGGTCCTGGGGAAGTCAGGGCATCTCAACGAGGCTATGGAATATATCGAGAAGCTGCCGTTTGAGCCCAACGCCATGGTGTGGGAGTCAGTCTTGAACCTGGCACGTATGAATGGAGACATTGATCTTGAGGACAGAGCAGAGGAGTTGTTGGTGTCGCTTGATCCATCCAAGGAAAATCCTAAGAAGCTACCAACCCCACCTCCAAAGAGGCGTCTGGGGATTAATATGCTTGATGGGAGGAACAAGCTGGCAGAGTACCGGCTGCCACCCAAGATTGAAAAGAAGGTGGTCAATGAGCAGAGATATGTCCCAGATACAAGGTATGTGCTCCATGACATTGATCAGGAGGCCAAGGAGCAGGCATTGCTGTACCATAGTGAGAGGCTGGCAATTGCTTATGGTCTGATTAGCACCCCAGCAAGGACTCCTCTTCGCATCATTAAGAACCTAAGGATCTGTGGGGACTGCCACAATGCCATCAAGATCATGTCAAGGATCGTTGGCAGAGAGCTTATTGTGAGGGACAATAAGAGGTTCCACCATTTCAAGGATGGAAAGTGCTCTTGTGGAGATTATTGGTGA
- the LOC112886232 gene encoding hydroxyproline O-arabinosyltransferase 3-like, with protein sequence MSGRKNAGRTSPWMLILISLVCFFATYNFLTMPGRGRDGPRKFLGGGGDRDSAVSYWSGSGSDPSKRFHVALTATDALYSQWQSRIMHYWYKEMRARPGSDMGGFTRILHSGKPDGLMDEIPTMVVDPLPEGKDKGYIVLNRPWAFVQWLQKANIDEDYILMAEPDHVFVKPLPNLAHGDEPAAFPFFYIKPTENEKILRKFFPEEKGPVSKIDPIGNSPVIIKKAQLEKIAPTWMNVSLKMKEDQETDKAFGWVLEMYAYAVASALHSVHHSLRKDFMIQPPWDLKSDNTFIIHYTYGCDYSMKGELTYGKIGEWRFDKRSYLQSPPPRNLSLPPPGVPESVVTLVKMVNEATANIPGWEDER encoded by the exons ATGAGCGGGAGGAAGAATGCCGGGAGGACCTCCCCCTGGATGCTCATCCTCATCTCCCTAGTATGCTTCTTCGCGACCTACAACTTCCTCACGATGCCAGGCAGGGGTCGGGACGGGCCGCGCAAgttcctcggcggcggcggggatcgGGACTCGGCTGTCTCGTACTGGTCGGGCTCTGGCTCCGACCCGTCGAAGCGGTTCCACGTCGCGCTGACGGCGACGGACGCGCTTTACAGCCAGTGGCAGTCCCGGATAATGCACTATTGGTACAAGGAGATGAGGGCCCGGCCTGGGTCCGACATGGGCGGCTTCACAAGGATCCTTCACTCGGGGAAGCCTGATGGATTGATGGATGAGATACCCACCATGGTGGTTGACCCCCTTCCTGAAGGCAAGGATAAG GGATACATTGTCTTGAATAGGCCTTGGGCGTTTGTCCAGTGGCTGCAGAAAGCAAATATCGACGAAGA CTATATACTAATGGCGGAGCCAGATCATGTCTTCGTGAAGCCTTTGCCAAACTTAGCCCATGGTGATGAACCAGCGGCTTTTCCATTTTTCTACATCAAACCAACTGAGAACGAGAAGATATTGAGGAAGTTCTTtccagaagaaaaaggacctgtCTCAAAAATCGATCCTATTGGCAACTCTCCGGTTATAATCAAGAAG GCTCAACTTGAGAAGATTGCTCCAACCTGGATGAATGTTTCATTAAAAATGAAAGAGGATCAGGAGACAGACAAAGCATTCGGATGGGTCCTGGAAAT GTATGCATATGCTGTTGCTAGTGCACTGCACAGTGTGCACCATAGTCTCCGTAAAGATTTTATGATTCAG CCTCCTTGGGATCTAAAATCAGACAACACATTCATCATCCATTACACATATGGATGCGATTATTCGATGAAG GGTGAGCTAACTTATGGGAAAATTGGCGAGTGGCGTTTTGACAAAAGATCTTACCTTCAATCACCACCACCAAGAAATCTTTCACTACCCCCTCCAGGAGTTCCTGAAAGTGTG GTCACCCTTGTGAAGATGGTCAACGAGGCCACTGCAAACATTCCAGGGTGGGAGGACGAAAGATAA